From a region of the Chthonomonas sp. genome:
- the fsa gene encoding fructose-6-phosphate aldolase produces MKLFVDTGELDEVKRAAEWGVLDGVTTNPTLIAKSGKRFRETVLAMCELLPEGDISAEVVATDYETMLKEALEIASWHPNIVVKVPLIEPGVRLVKTLADRDIRTNVTLVFTVSQALLAAKAGATYISNFVGRVDDISDEGMRAVADTVEMVERFGFESQVLAASIRHPLHMVQAVQAGAHVATLPLKILEMMFKHPLTDSGLERFLADWQKAGLSIFEPARA; encoded by the coding sequence ATGAAACTCTTTGTAGATACCGGCGAACTGGATGAAGTGAAGCGCGCAGCGGAATGGGGGGTGCTAGACGGAGTCACGACTAATCCAACACTCATCGCAAAGTCGGGCAAGCGGTTCCGAGAGACCGTCCTCGCCATGTGCGAGCTCCTTCCAGAGGGTGACATCAGCGCCGAAGTCGTGGCGACCGATTACGAAACGATGCTCAAGGAAGCGCTTGAAATCGCGAGCTGGCACCCGAACATTGTCGTCAAGGTGCCGCTCATTGAGCCCGGCGTTCGGTTGGTCAAGACGCTCGCGGACCGGGACATCCGCACGAACGTCACGCTGGTTTTCACGGTGAGTCAGGCGCTGCTTGCGGCAAAGGCCGGGGCAACGTACATCAGCAATTTCGTCGGACGCGTGGACGACATCAGCGATGAGGGCATGCGCGCAGTCGCGGATACCGTCGAGATGGTCGAGCGATTTGGGTTTGAGAGTCAGGTCCTTGCGGCGAGCATTCGCCATCCGCTACACATGGTCCAGGCGGTACAGGCGGGCGCTCATGTCGCAACGCTGCCGCTCAAGATCCTTGAGATGATGTTCAAGCACCCGCTAACGGATTCGGGCTTGGAGCGGTTCTTGGCCGACTGGCAGAAGGCCGGGCTGTCGATTTTTGAACCGGCGCGCGCCTAG
- the mnmE gene encoding tRNA uridine-5-carboxymethylaminomethyl(34) synthesis GTPase MnmE: protein MTVDLGTIAACITGAQRAAVAIVRVSGPQAFSVARQVFQPLADPIVPRHAYYGRFSHGDDGLLIAFEPGHSYTGEATIECNIHGSPASVRALLAACFRAGCRPAEPGEFTRRAFMNGRIDLTQAESVRDTIEALTETQLRAAQRTRDGHLHKQLRHIVDRLYGVLAAVEATTDFAEEIGDLDTDASLAVLTETLQALAALEATADRGRVLRDGFRVVILGKPNAGKSSLLNALLGIDRAIVTPTAGTTRDTVEELVELGSVPVRLVDTAGLRDSDDEVERLGVERSRREAEAADLVIDLKAADDRGEWMHGAKDARVLRVISKADLLKHPAVELATSAVTGTGIAELTEEIVRRANLQEVEAEIFIQARHVPYLTQAMASTHTAIETLERDLPTDLVSTCLRDAIHQIGIVTGETSTVDMVDRIFADFCIGK from the coding sequence TTGACAGTTGACTTGGGGACGATCGCAGCGTGTATCACCGGCGCACAGCGCGCGGCGGTCGCGATTGTCCGCGTGTCGGGGCCACAGGCGTTCTCAGTGGCTCGGCAAGTGTTCCAGCCGCTCGCAGATCCCATCGTCCCTCGACACGCTTACTATGGGCGCTTTTCGCACGGGGACGATGGGCTGCTTATCGCCTTTGAACCCGGGCACAGTTACACCGGCGAAGCCACCATCGAGTGCAACATCCACGGCTCACCTGCGAGCGTGCGCGCTCTGCTAGCGGCGTGTTTTCGCGCTGGTTGCCGGCCCGCAGAGCCCGGAGAATTCACCCGGCGAGCTTTCATGAACGGCCGCATCGATCTTACGCAAGCCGAGTCTGTGCGCGACACGATCGAGGCGCTCACCGAAACGCAACTTCGAGCTGCCCAAAGGACTCGCGACGGGCATCTGCACAAGCAACTTCGGCACATCGTGGATCGACTCTACGGGGTGCTCGCCGCCGTCGAGGCCACGACCGACTTCGCCGAAGAGATTGGCGATCTGGATACAGACGCTTCCCTCGCCGTGCTCACCGAGACGCTGCAAGCGCTCGCCGCCCTGGAGGCAACCGCCGACCGCGGACGCGTGCTTCGCGACGGATTCCGGGTCGTGATTCTAGGCAAGCCCAATGCTGGCAAGTCTTCGCTCCTGAACGCCCTGCTTGGCATTGACCGTGCAATCGTGACCCCGACGGCTGGGACCACCCGCGACACCGTAGAGGAGTTGGTCGAGCTTGGATCGGTTCCCGTCAGACTTGTGGACACCGCAGGGCTCCGAGATTCCGACGACGAGGTCGAGCGCCTCGGCGTTGAGCGCTCCCGCCGGGAGGCGGAAGCCGCCGACCTGGTCATCGACCTCAAAGCAGCGGATGACCGTGGCGAATGGATGCATGGAGCCAAAGACGCCCGGGTGTTGCGCGTCATCTCCAAGGCCGACTTGCTCAAGCATCCGGCCGTCGAGCTCGCAACGAGCGCGGTCACCGGAACAGGAATCGCCGAACTCACCGAGGAGATCGTCCGACGAGCAAATCTCCAAGAAGTCGAGGCAGAGATTTTCATCCAAGCCCGGCACGTTCCCTACCTAACCCAAGCGATGGCTTCGACCCACACGGCGATCGAAACCTTGGAACGCGACCTGCCAACCGACCTAGTGTCCACCTGCTTGCGCGATGCCA